The following coding sequences are from one Novosphingobium sp. Gsoil 351 window:
- the rplJ gene encoding 50S ribosomal protein L10 yields MDRSQKADAVAALNATFNEVGVVVITRNLGMTVAQSTALRTKMRDAGASFKVSKNSLARLAIEGTSYSGIGDMLTGPVALATSVDPVAAAKVAIDFAKTNDKLEIVGGAMGTQVLSPDGIKALASLPSLDALRSRLIGLVQAPATKIAQVVVAPASKLARVFNAYAEKSAA; encoded by the coding sequence ATGGATCGTTCGCAGAAAGCCGACGCGGTCGCAGCGCTCAACGCAACCTTCAACGAGGTCGGCGTGGTGGTCATCACCCGCAACCTCGGCATGACCGTGGCCCAGTCCACGGCCCTGCGCACGAAGATGCGGGATGCCGGTGCATCGTTCAAGGTTTCCAAGAACAGTCTCGCGCGCCTGGCGATCGAAGGCACCAGCTATAGCGGGATCGGTGACATGCTCACCGGTCCGGTGGCGTTGGCCACTTCGGTCGACCCGGTCGCGGCCGCCAAGGTCGCGATCGATTTCGCCAAGACCAACGACAAGCTCGAGATCGTCGGCGGGGCCATGGGGACGCAAGTTCTCAGCCCCGACGGGATCAAGGCGCTCGCTTCGCTGCCGTCGCTCGACGCGCTGCGCAGCCGCCTGATCGGGCTCGTCCAGGCCCCGGCTACCAAGATCGCCCAGGTCGTCGTCGCCCCCGCGAGCAAGCTCGCCCGGGTGTTCAACGCCTATGCCGAGAAAAGCGCCGCGTAA
- the rplL gene encoding 50S ribosomal protein L7/L12 → MADIANLVEELSKLTVLEAADLAKALEEKWGVSAAAAVAVAGPAASGEAAAPAEEKTEFDVILTGDGGKKIQVIKEVRAITQLGLTEAKTLVESAPKAIKEGVNKAEAEEIKAKVEAAGGTVEIK, encoded by the coding sequence ATGGCCGACATCGCCAATCTCGTTGAAGAACTTTCCAAGCTGACCGTCCTCGAGGCGGCCGACCTCGCCAAGGCGCTCGAAGAGAAGTGGGGCGTTTCTGCCGCCGCCGCGGTTGCGGTCGCCGGCCCCGCCGCCAGCGGCGAAGCCGCCGCTCCCGCCGAAGAGAAGACCGAATTCGACGTCATCCTGACCGGCGACGGCGGCAAGAAGATCCAGGTCATCAAGGAAGTCCGCGCGATCACTCAGCTCGGCCTGACCGAAGCCAAGACCCTCGTGGAATCGGCTCCCAAGGCGATCAAGGAAGGCGTCAACAAGGCCGAAGCCGAAGAGATCAAGGCCAAGGTCGAAGCCGCCGGCGGCACCGTCGAGATCAAGTAA
- a CDS encoding TCR/Tet family MFS transporter yields MTHRATFGFVFAIVLIDMLGFGIVMPVLPGLIMHLGHMPVDGAAVWAGWLGAGYAAMQFVFAPVIGNLSDRYGRRPVLLASVLAMGIDYTVMGLAPALWWLIVGRIVAGVTGASYSAAYAAIADITPPEKRAANFGTMGMAFGFGFIAGPALGGLLGAIDPRMPFYAAGGLALANFAFGLIFLRETLAPENRRPFEWRRANAFAALRALRGQSAATIWLVSALGVWMLAHTVYPAIWTYFAMAAYGFDVKQVGLALAVVGLTSALVQGLGLRWVAPWLGERTAVMLGVAGFAISAAMYWAATSTALVYAAILVGSLQGFIQPSVQAINSRAVDARSQGELQGATQSIGSIAAIVAPPLYAGVFAKFNGPGAVAQIPAMPLLVAAGFSLIGLGLFLAGLRRIPAEAMAAPAG; encoded by the coding sequence GCGCCACGTTCGGGTTCGTCTTCGCCATCGTCCTGATCGATATGCTCGGCTTCGGGATCGTGATGCCGGTGCTGCCGGGTCTGATCATGCACCTGGGGCACATGCCGGTCGATGGCGCGGCGGTGTGGGCGGGGTGGCTCGGCGCGGGTTATGCGGCGATGCAGTTCGTGTTCGCGCCGGTGATTGGCAACCTCTCCGACCGCTACGGTCGCCGCCCGGTGCTGCTCGCCAGCGTGCTCGCGATGGGGATCGACTATACGGTGATGGGCCTGGCTCCCGCGCTGTGGTGGCTGATCGTCGGGCGGATCGTGGCGGGCGTCACCGGCGCGAGCTATTCGGCCGCCTATGCCGCGATCGCCGACATCACCCCGCCCGAAAAACGCGCGGCGAATTTCGGCACGATGGGGATGGCGTTCGGATTCGGGTTTATCGCCGGGCCGGCGCTCGGCGGGCTGCTGGGCGCGATCGATCCGCGGATGCCGTTCTACGCCGCGGGCGGGCTGGCCTTAGCCAACTTCGCGTTCGGTTTGATCTTCCTGCGTGAGACGCTTGCGCCCGAGAACCGGCGCCCGTTCGAGTGGCGCCGCGCCAACGCCTTCGCCGCGCTCAGGGCCCTGCGCGGGCAGAGCGCGGCGACGATCTGGCTGGTCTCCGCACTGGGGGTGTGGATGCTGGCGCACACCGTCTACCCCGCGATCTGGACCTACTTCGCGATGGCCGCCTACGGCTTCGACGTGAAGCAAGTCGGGCTGGCGCTGGCCGTCGTCGGGCTGACCAGCGCGCTGGTCCAGGGGCTTGGCCTGCGCTGGGTCGCGCCGTGGCTGGGCGAGCGGACGGCGGTGATGCTGGGGGTCGCCGGGTTCGCGATCTCGGCGGCGATGTATTGGGCCGCGACCAGCACCGCGCTGGTCTACGCCGCGATCCTCGTCGGGTCGTTGCAGGGCTTTATCCAGCCCTCGGTCCAGGCGATCAACAGTCGCGCGGTCGACGCGCGCAGCCAGGGCGAACTCCAGGGCGCGACGCAAAGCATCGGCAGCATCGCCGCGATCGTCGCCCCGCCGCTCTACGCCGGCGTCTTCGCCAAGTTCAACGGGCCGGGCGCGGTGGCGCAAATCCCGGCGATGCCGTTGCTGGTTGCGGCGGGGTTTTCGCTGATCGGGCTGGGATTGTTCTTGGCGGGGCTGAGGCGAATTCCCGCGGAGGCGATGGCCGCCCCCGCGGGCTAG
- a CDS encoding helix-turn-helix transcriptional regulator, with protein MGEAETDDGKIVVTLDELLYQRRMTLTELAERVDITLANLSILKTGKAKAIRFSTLEAICRVLECQPGDLLGYAREA; from the coding sequence ATGGGCGAGGCCGAGACCGATGACGGGAAGATCGTCGTGACCCTCGACGAGCTGCTCTACCAACGCCGCATGACGCTGACCGAACTGGCCGAAAGGGTCGACATCACGCTGGCAAACCTCTCGATCCTCAAGACCGGCAAAGCCAAGGCAATCCGTTTTTCCACGCTCGAGGCGATCTGCCGCGTGCTCGAATGCCAGCCGGGAGATTTGCTGGGGTACGCCCGCGAAGCTTGA
- a CDS encoding DUF2975 domain-containing protein, whose translation MTPKRDPLLTAARLLLMVFIGVLGVAAVAALLVIPVVIVFQARVLAEIAAKGVETGPEMIGAILIVLAGIAVLLAMAVWFLVLLRRIVLSVGTGDPFIPENAERLSRMGWLVLAGQIASIPVGALVLWIASVVEDSPAAEHAHADLHSDFGFSFSSLLLMLVLFILARVFRRGAAMREELEGTV comes from the coding sequence ATGACCCCTAAACGCGACCCCCTGCTCACCGCGGCGCGCCTGCTCCTGATGGTCTTCATCGGCGTGCTTGGCGTCGCCGCGGTGGCGGCTCTCCTCGTCATCCCGGTGGTGATCGTCTTCCAGGCCCGCGTCCTCGCAGAAATCGCCGCCAAGGGGGTCGAGACCGGCCCCGAGATGATCGGCGCGATCCTGATCGTGCTCGCCGGGATCGCGGTGTTGCTGGCGATGGCAGTATGGTTTCTCGTTCTGCTGCGACGGATCGTGCTCAGCGTCGGCACCGGCGATCCGTTCATTCCCGAAAACGCCGAGCGCCTGTCGCGGATGGGCTGGCTGGTCCTCGCGGGCCAGATCGCCTCGATCCCGGTCGGCGCACTGGTGCTGTGGATCGCCAGCGTAGTCGAAGACAGCCCCGCCGCCGAACACGCCCACGCCGACCTCCACTCCGATTTCGGCTTTTCGTTCAGCAGCCTGCTGCTGATGCTCGTGCTGTTCATCCTTGCGCGGGTCTTCCGCCGCGGCGCTGCGATGCGCGAAGAGCTGGAAGGGACCGTGTGA